GATCGTTCCCGGTCTTCGGATCTTTCCGGTCTCGAAGAGAATTCTCTCCAGAAGAGTTGTCTTCCCCGCGTCGATATGGGCAAAAATTCCTACGTTTAAGATTTTCATTGGTTTTGCCTTTTGGAATTTTTGATTTCGAGCGATTGCTTGAATTCTCTTTTTTGTGGGAACTCCCTTTTTTCTCCGAAGATCCTTGTTTGTCCGTTCGTTTTTGGGAGTTCCTACTTTTCAGCTTTCAAACTTCGCAAAGTATGAGTTCCTACTTTTCAACGATTCTATCGTCACAAACAAAAGCAGGAGTTCCCACTTCGATTTGAATTCTAAATCTTCCCGAAACATCGATTCTCTTCTTGATCTTCGCCCTCAAGATTTTACCGGACAAAGGAGAATGGGTTTGTCATCAAAGGCTGATTTGTTCCCTCAAAATTACGCGTTCTTTTTTTGAAAGTAGGAACTCCAACCTCATCCGGGAATCTCTTCCAAAATACCCTGTTTGCTACATCCTAAGCTTCACAAACGTCTCTCTGAAAACAAAAAAGAGAGGCAAGTGCCTCTCTTTTTACGATCTGAAATCGACTCTCTTCTTGAGAGTCTAAAAAAATCTTTCTTACCAGCGATAGTGACTGAAAGCTTTGTTCGCTTCCGCCATTTTCCGGATATCTTCTTTTTTCTTGATAGCCGAACCGGTTCCTTTTTGTGCTTCGATGAACTCCGCCGCCAATTTTGCCGCCATTCCTTTTTCGTTTCTGTCTCTGGAATAACGGATTAGCCAACGGATTCCAAGAGCGAGTCGTCTTTCAGGACGAACTTCGATAGGAACCTGATAAGTAACCCCGCCCACTCTTCTGGATTTTACTTCCACTTGTGGTTTAGAGTTTTCTAATGCTTCACGGAATGTCGTATAAGGATCATTCCCTGTTTTTTTCTGAATGATTTCTAACGCATCATAGAATAATTTCTCAGCTACGGATTTCCCACCACTTAACATTAGGCAGTTAATAAACTTCGCAACTTGAACGTCGTTGTAAACTGGATCCGGAGTAATTTTCCGGGGTTCAACTTTTCCTCTTCTTCTAGACATCGATTCTTATCTCCCGATTATGCCTTAGGACGTTTCGCGCCGTATTTGGAGCGACCGTTTCTTCTTTTATCCACACCCAAGGTATCCAGGGTTCCACGGATAATATGATAACGAACCCCTGGAAGGTCTTTTACCCTTCCACCACGAATCAGAACCACGTTGTGTTCCTGAAGATTATGTCCCTCGCCGGGAATGTATGCCGTAACTTCGATCCCAGTAGTAAGACGAACCCTTGCAACTTTTCTCAAAGCCGAGTTCGGTTTTTTCGGAGTAAAAGTCATTACTCTCGTACAAACTCCTCTTCTCTGAGGAGAGCTCTTTAATGCAGGAGATTTTGTTCTCTTCTTCTGCTTTTGCCTGCCGTGGCGAATCAATTGACTGATTGTTGGCATGAATATCCTTCTCTAAAAAAATTTCAGATCGCTTTTTACCAGATCTTCAAACACTTCCGATTTGTAAAGTGAATGACGATCGTTCTCATTCGGCCTCAATTTGGAGAATTCTCCAAAGGGAACCATTTTGTTCCATCTCAGATTCTTCGTTCCTTTGATGGGGAAAGAAGAATCCGGATTTTCACAGCACGCCGTTTCGATCGAGCGCGGCGCGCGGTTTGTTTACTCGTCTCCGTCCGCGTCAGATTCTTCCGCAATTGCTTGTGGAATTTCTTCTTCCTCTTCTACTTCCAGAGGACGGTCCAAATCTCCGTAAGTAGTTTTGAATACCGCGATATCCTTATATTTCTTCGTTCCAGTTCCCGCAGGAATCATGTGACCGATAATGACGTTCTCTTTGAGACCCATCAGGTTATCGGTTTTTCCTTTGATCGCCGCGTCGGTAAGAACCTTCGTGGTTTCCTGGAAAGACGCAGCTGAGAAGAAGGATTCCGTATTCAAGGACGCTTTTGTAAGTCCGAGAAGAATTGGAACCGAGTCCGCAGGAGAACCCCCTTCCGCGATCACTCTTTTGTTTTCATCGTTGAAAACAAGGCGATCGATCTGTTGCTGATTCACAAAGCTCGTATCGCCGGAATCGGTAATCAGAACTTTTCTGAGCATCTGGCGAACCACAACTTCGATGTGTTTATCGTTGATATGAACCCCTTGAAGTCTGTAAACTTCTTGGACCTCTTGCACGAGATAAACTTGAAGTGCGGTAACACCTTTTACGCGAAGAATGTCGTGAGGATCTAAGTTACCGTCGTCGATCTGATCCCCTCTCTTCACGAAGTCTCCGTTACGAACCCGAATCTGTTTACCGATCGGAATCGCAACTTTTACTTTTTCCTGATCCGGATTATCCGAATGGATATAAAGAATCCGTTTTTCTTTTACGATCTCGCCGCTGATTTCAATTCTTCCATCGGTCTCAGCAAGAGTCGTAGCATCCTTAGGTCTTCTCGCTTCGAAAAGTTCGTCTACCCTTGGAAGACCGCCGGTAATATCTCGAGTTTTCTCGGCTACCGTCGGGATTTTGAAAAGAATGTCTCCGGCTTTGACTTTATCGCCGTCTTGAACCGAGATAAGCGCGTCCACAGGAACCGAGTATTCTTCTCTCGAGCTTCCGGAAATAACCGCGATTCTCGGGTTGAGTTTCTCTCTTCTCTGTTCAATCACCTTAAGAAGAATGTTGGAAGTTTTTACGTCCTCGTCTCTTCTTACGTTCTTTCCGATTTCGAGATCCATCCACTGGATGCTTCCGTCAAATTCGGAAATACCGACTTCGTTATAAGGGTCAAATTCCGCGATCGGTTGATTTGGCTGAGTGATATCGTTAACTTTAACGTTTACTACGGTTCCAGTTTTAACCGGAACAACCGCCTCTTCTCCCAAGATTCTGAAAACTCCATTCTCGATATGAATCGTTCCAGGCATTTCGGAAGTGATGTTCTCGCCGCTCGGAGCGGTTGCAACCAACTCTCCCTTGTCCACCTTCTGACCGTTTTCAACTCTCAAGTTGGAAAGTTCTTCCATCTTGTATTGTTGAATCAATCTCTGAATTACGATGGATCCACGACGAGAGAATACGTTTTGTTCCTTATCGTTACGGAGCAAACGTCCGTTGATATTGTTCACAATCGCTGTATAAGATACTTTGTGTTCTTTTTCCTGAACCTTCGCAGACGCCGCACCACCGATGTGGAAAGTTCTCATCGTCAACTGAGTTCCAGGTTGTCCGATCGACTGAGCCGCGATGGTTCCGACCGCTTCCCCGATTTCCGCAGGAATGAGTCTCGCCATGTCCATACCGTAACAGCAGATACAAACACCTTGTTTGGATTCGCAAGTCAACGGAGAACGAACTCTGATTTTATCGTAGCCGAGGTTTTCTATTTTTTGTCCGACTTCTCTTGTGATCAGAGTATTTCTCGGATACACAACTTGATCGGTCACAGGATCGATAATACTTTCCGCGGTGTAACGTCCGAACACGCGATCGTTCAAGGAAACGATTACGTTCTCTCCTTCTTTTACGATACCGAGAGAGATAGACTCTTCGGTTCCGCAATCGTCTTCGGAGATGATAACGTCCTGAGAAATATCCACGAGACGACGAGTGAGATAACCCGCATCGGCGGTTTTTAACGCCGTATCCGCGAGACCTTTTCTCGCACCGTGAGTGGAGATGAAGAATTCAAGAACCGAAAGACCTTCGCGGAAGTTGGAACGAATCGCGAGCTCAATAATTTCTCCCGAAGGTTTCGCCATAAGACCGCGCATTCCTGCGAGCTGACGAATCTGTTGTTTCGATCCTCTCGCACCGGAAGCCGCCATGATGAACACGGGATTAAATCCGCCCTTGTCTTTTTCCAATTCTTTGAACATGGAATCGGTGATGAGATCGTTTGTTTTTGTCCAGATCTCGATTACCTTTTTACGACGTTCTTCGTTTGTGATGATACCTTTGCGATACTCGGAGTCGGCTTTTTCGACTTCTTTGTTCGCGTCGTTTACGAGTCCGACCTTACCCGGAGACACACGAATGTCTTCGATGGAAATGGTAGGAGCAAACAGAGTCGCATAACGATATCCTAATTTTTTAATATCGTCGAGCATCAATACGGTTTTTGCAGGACCGTATTTGTCATACACGTCGGCGATGATCTTGTTTGTTTCCTTGTCGGAAAGCGGCTTGTTTACGTAAGCATAACCTTCCGGAAGAATCGTATTGAAGATCAATCTTCCAGGAGTTGTCTCGAGAATCTTCCCTTGGTGATAAACGCTGATCTTGGTTCTAAATTCTACAACGCCTCTGTCGATCGCGTAGTGAACCTCGTCCAAGTTCGAGAAAGATTTCAAAGGAACGCCCGGCTCCGGTGGAAGTTCGGAAGTTAAATAATAAATCCCTAATACGATATCCTGAGTCGGTCCGCAGATCGGATGTCCGTTTGCGGGGTTGAGAATATTGTGAGGAGAGAGCATCAACATCCAAGTTTCCAACTGAGCCTTTGGAGTCAGAGGAACGTGGATCGCCATCTGGTCACCGTCGAAGTCGGCGTTGAACGCGTGACAGACGAGAGGATGGAGTTTGATCGCCTTCCCTTCCACAAGGATCGGTAAGAATGCTTGGATCCCCAGACGGTGAAGGGTCGGAGCTCTGTTCAACATCACAGGGTGCTCTTTTACTACGTATTCCAATACGTCGAAAACTTCTTTGTCTTCGGCTTCTACTTTCTTCTTAGCGGACTTGATGTTCGGAGCTAAGTCCAGATCCACAAGTCTCTTCATGATAAAAGGTTTGAAAAGTTCCAAAGCCATTTTCTTCGGAAGACCCATCTCGTGGTATTTCAGCTCGGGACCGACTACGATCACGGAACGACCGGAATAGTCTACCCGCTTACCGAGAAGGTTCTGACGGAAACGACCTTGTTTCCCTTTGAGCATGTCGGAGATGGATTTAAGAGGACGGTTTCCCTTTCCTTTAACGGCGCGTTTTCTGCGAGAGTTGTCAAAGAGAGCGTCAACGGCTTCTTGCAACATTCTCTTTTCGTTACGAACGATGATCTCAGGAGCTTTCAGAGCGAGAAGTCTTTTGAGACGGTTGTTACGATTGATCACACGACGGTATAAGTCGTTCAAATCGGAAGTAGCGAATCTACCGCCTTCCAACTGAACCATAGGACGAAGTTCCGGAGGAATGACGGGAACGATGTCGAGTACCATCCACTCGGGGCGGTTTCCGGAATCACGGAACGCTTCCAAAACTTCCAGACGTTTGAGAATTCTCTTGTCGGAGATCTTATCTTTGTCTTGGATTTTTTGACGGATCATTCTCGCTTCCGCGTCGACGTCGATACGAGCCAGAAGTTCTTTGATCGCATCAGCGCCGATTCCGGCTACGAACTTGTCGCCATACTCGTCGAGATACGCGTGGTATTCTTCTTCGTCGATGAGTTCGCCGCGGTTTCTTCCCGAATCCGCAGGATCGATGATTACGTATTTTTCAAAGTAGAGAACGCTCTTTAACTGGTTCACAGTCATATCGAGCAAAAGTCCCATTCTCGAAGGAACGGAACGATAATACCAGATATGAGAAACCGGAGCCGCGAGTTCGATATGCCCCATTCTTTCGCGACGAACTTTAGAGTGAGTTACCTCGACCCCGCACTTGTCGCAAACCACACCCTTGTAACGGATGGACTTGAATTTACCGCAGTAACATTCCCAGTCTTTGGTGGTTCCGAAAATTTTCTCGCAGAAAAGACCGTCTTTCTCGGGCTTTAAGGTCCGGTAGTTGATGGTCTCTGGTTTTTTAACTTCCCCGTAAGACCATTCTTTGATCCTTTCGGGAGAAGCCAGGCGGATTGTAATCGATTCGAAGTCGTTATGGGATCTCATGTTCTTATGCGTTCTCTATAGTCTCGAATTTAATTTTCTTCTTACTCTTAGAATATTCATCTTCGTAGTCGGAAATATCCACAGTGTTTCCTTCCGAGTCGGTGATGATGATATCCAGAGCAAGCCCTCTAAGCTCTTGAACCAATACGTTGAAGGACTCAGGGATACCAGGTTTGATGGAATGGATACCCTTGACGATCGCTTCGTAGATTCTCGCACGTCCGAGCATATCGTCGGACTTGATGGTGAGAAGTTCCTGAAGAGTATGAGAAGCGCCGTAAGCTTCGAGAGCCCACACTTCCATTTCCCCAAGACGCTGTCCACCGAACTGAGCCTTTCCTCCGAGTGGTTGTTGAGTCACCAAAGAGTAAGGACCGGTCGATCTTGCGTGGATCTTGTCTTCCACCAAGTGAGCGAGTTTTAAGATGTAGATATAACCGCAGAAGACTTCGTTCATAAAAGGAAGTCCGGTTCTACCGTCAAAAAGTTTGAATTTAGAATTCAGAGGAAGATTTGCCTCTTTGCAGAAATTATCCACGTCGACTTCTTCCGCGCCGTCAAAGACCGGAGTTTCAAAAGAAATTCCGAGTTTGCTCGCGGCAAAACCCAACTGAGTTTCAAAAATCTGACCGAGGTTCATCCGTGAAGGAACGCCTAACGGGTTTAAGACGATGTCCATCGGAGTTCCGTCTTCCATGTAAGGCATGTCTTCTTCCGCCATTACACGAGCGACGACCCCTTTGTTTCCGTGGCGTCCGGCCATTTTATCCCCAACCAGAAGTTTTCTCTTTCTGGCTACGAATACTTTTACCATTTCTTCCACGCCCGCAGGAAGTTCGTCTTGATTCTCGCGAGAGAATCTTTTGATATCAATGACGGTTCCTTCAAAACCGTTCGGCATTCTAAGAGAAGAATCTCTTACGTCTTTGGCTTTTTCACCAAAGATAGAATGAAGAAGTTTGTATTCCGGAGTCAGGTCGGTTTCGCCTTTCGGAGTCACCATTCCCACGAGAATGTCTCCCGGTTTCACTTCCGCACCGACGCGGATCACACCGGTTTCATCCAAATCACGGAACGCTTTGTCCGAAAGATTTGGAATGTCTCGAGTGATTTGTTCCGGTCCAAGTTTTGTTTCTCTTGCTTGGATCTCGAACTCTTCGATGTGAATGGAAGAGAATACGTCGTCGCGAACGATTCTTTCGGAGATCAAAATCGCATCCTCGAAGTTGTAACCTTCCCAAGGCATGAACGCCGCGAGAACGTTTCTACCAAGAGCGAGCACTCCGTTGTCAACGGCAGGACCATCGGCAAGGACCGTTCCTTTCACGAGGATATTTCCGATCTCGTCCAACTTCTCACCGGTAACGATTTGTCCCGCGAGAGTGGTTCCTCTTTTTACTTCTTCACCGGAAGAAACGATCGGAGCATATTGTCTGCTTCCCATCTGGAGAATGTATTCTTTTACATCTCCGTTATCCCGTGTTACTTCGATTTTTTCTTTAGAAACCTTGGATACTTTTCCGTCGTAATCGGAGTGAACCACTCCGACGATCGGCTTTTGATTAAAACAAGTTCCTTGGTTGGTCTTTTTGAATTTTGTAAGAGAATAAGTATCGGATTCTTTTCCGCCCTTTCTCTCGACGACGATATTCTCCGCATCCACGGAAACCACAACGCCGTCGTGTTTGTTCACGATACAAATTCTGGAGTCATAAGCGGCTCTGGTTTCCATTCCAGTTCCGACGAAAGGAGCTTCTTCACGAAGAAGAGGAACTGCCTGACGTTGCATGTTGGAACCCATCAAGGCGCGGTTCGCGTCGTCGTGTTCCAAGAAAGGAATGAGCGCCGTAGAAACCGAAACAACTTGAAGAGGAGCCAAGTCCATATACTGGATTTCACTCGGGTTACGGAAAGGAAAGTCCCCTCTGTGACGGGTGGAGATCAATTTGTTTTTGAGTTCTCCTTTCTCGTCGAGAACGCCAGATGCTTGTGCGATATAATGATATTCTTCTTTGTCTGCGGTAAGGTGTTCAATCTGACCGGTGACTTTAGAATTCTTAACCGTTCTGTAAGGAGTTTCTAAGAATCCGTAGTCGTTTACACGAGCATACGAAGACATAGAAAGAATCAGACCGATGTTCGGACCTTCCGGAGTTTCAATCGGACACATTCTACCGTAGTGAGAATAGTGAACGTCCCGCACTTCCATACCGGCTCTGTCTCTCGAAAGACCTCCGGGACCAAGTGCGTTCAGTCTTCGTTTGTGAGTCAGTTCCGCGAGAGGGTTTGTCTGATCCATAAACTGAGAAAGTTGAGAAGAACCGAAAAATTCGTTGATCACGGCCGTGATCGGTTTGATCGAAATGAGAAGTTGAGGAGTTTGGGTTTCAATTTCCTGAACGGTCATTCTTTCTTTGATCACTCTTTCCACTCTGGAGAATCCGGTCTTGAGTTGGTTGGAGATCAACTCTCCAACGGAACGAATCCTTCTGTTTCCAAGGTGATCGATATCGTCCGGATAATAGTTTTCAGTTTCAGAAAAAAGATTCAGAATGTAACGAACGGTTTCGATGATGTCCGCCGGTCTTAAGACGCGAGCCTTTTCACCGGAAAATTCTTTCGGGTTATTAAATTCAAACTTAGAATTGATTTTGTAACGACCCACGTCTCCGAGATCGAAAGTTTTTGGAGAAAAGAAAAGACGAGTCAATTCGGTAGTAGCATTCTCAATCGTAGAAGGTTCACCCTGACGCATCAAAGAATGAAATTTTAAAATCGCATCCTCGTAGTCGTTCACTCCGTCTTTTTCAAGAGCGTTGATCAAAATCGGGTTATCTTTTCCTTTTGGAAATTCGATCAGTTCGACTTCTTTTACCTTCATCTCTTTTAAGATGGAGATATTGTCTTCGTTGACCTTGGAACCGGCTTCGAGCATGACCTCTCCGGTTTCCATGTTGATGATATCGTTGATGGTTCTTCTTCCGAGAATTTTTTTCAGATCCTTGGAAGTAGCGCCTGCGATTTTTTCTTTTCTAGAGCTGTAGAATAAACGAAGAACTTCTTCGTTGGTTCCGTGGCCGAGTGATTTGATAAGAAGAGTAGCCGGGAATTTTTTCTTTCTATCGATCTTCGCGATCAGAATTCCCTTGTTGTCCATCTCGAATTCCAACCAGGATCCTCTGTAAGGAATCACTCTGGCTGAGAAAACGTCTCTTTCCATATCGTAAGAAAAGAAAATACCGGGAGAACGGTGAAGCTGAGAAACGACGACGCGTTCCGCTCCGTTGATGATAAACGTTCCCTGCTCGGTCATCACGGGAAGATCTCCCATGTAGACGGTTTGTTCGCGGATTTCTCCGGTTTCTTTGATGATTAACCTGATGACTGCTTTTAACGGAAGCGCAAAAGTCGCGTCCGTGTCTTTACATTCTTGAGGAGAACGTTTTGGTTCTCCCAGAATATAATGACTGTACTCCATGATCATGTCATTGTTGGGACTTTCAATAGGAAAGGTCTCCCGGAATACAGCTTCTAATCCTTGATGCTTTCTTTTGGTTTCATCCTTAACGTCTGTCTGAAGAAACCAGTCAAAAGAACGCTTCTGAATTTGAATCAAGTTAGGAAGGTAATCCAGATTCGTGATTTTTCCGAAATTTACCCGTTTTCTCTCTACTTGACCGTACATTCTTTGTGCTCCCTATCGATAATGAAAAAAACTATGACCTGTATAAACAAAACGAACCTACGTTTTTGCTTTTAGCAAAAAAGAAGGATTCGAACTCTTTCAGCCTAAGTCCTTTTTTAAGAAAAGATACTAAAATTCTGAAAGGCTGTAAATACAATAGAGCAAGAGGGCCTGAAACCAGGCCTCCTTGCCGTGAGTGAAAGGATTTTTTGAAAGCTAGCGCTAACAGAGCTCTAACGAAACGATTAGCTCGCTTTGAGTTCAATCTGTGCGCCAACGCCCTCGAGTTTCTTTTTGAGGTCATCAGCTTCTGCTTTAGAAACGCCTTCTTTAACAGACTTTCCGCCAGCTTCAACGAGGTCTTTCGCCTCTTTCAATCCGAGTCCAGTGATTTCTCTTACGAGTTTGATCACTTCAATCTTCTTATCGCCAAAACCTTTCAGAATGACGTTATAAGTAGAAGCTTCTTCAGCAACAGCTCCGGCAACAGGTGCCGCCGCGGCTACTGCAACCGGAGCTGCAGCAGAAATGCCGAATTTATCTTCCATTTTTTTAACGAGGTCTGCAGCCTCAACTAAGGTTAGTTTTCCGATTTGCTCTAATAGCGCTTCTGTAGACATTTATATGCTCCTTTGATTCCGTTTAGTCGTTTTGCTATTTAAAAAATACGTTACGCGTTGTTCTTTTCTGCGGTTGCTTGGATCGCTCTTGCAAGAGACGCGATGATCTGATTGAGACCAGATGCGATCGTTCTTGCCGGTGCGTTGATTCCGCCTGCAATCATAGCGAGAAGTTGTTCGCGACTTGGAAGTCCTGCGATCGCTTCTACACCTTCTGCATCCAATACGGATCCGTCCATGTAACCCGCTCTTACAATGAGGTTCTTATTTACCTTTGCAAAGTCTTTGCAAACTTTTGCAACGGCTGGAAGATTCTCACCTGCGAAGATAGCAGCCAGTGGTCCTTGGTATTCAGGTCCGAAAGAAATGTTTTTGTCTTTGTGACCTTCCGATTCTTTCAGAGCTCTTAAGAAAAGATTGTTCTTGAGAACTTTCATCTCGGAACCTTCTTTTCTCAACTGAGCGCGGAGACCGGTGATTTCTTCCACGGTCAATCCTGAATAGCAGGCAAGAATGAAGTTATTCTTCGCTTCCAACTTGCCTTTGAGTAATGCGACTGCTTCTACTTTTTCCTGATTCGCCATTTTCTATAACTCCAAATCTTGTCCAGGTCAGACGGAAGTATTGACCAGTTCTTTCACGTCTACTTTCACGCCGACTCCCATCGTAGGAGAAACGGAGAAAGTTTTCAAATAATCGCCTTTTGCATCGGAAGGTTTATCACGCATCAGAGTTTGAACTACGGTGCGGATGTTTTCGACTAACTTCGTATTGTCGAAAGAAACCTTACCAACTCCGAGGTGAACGACACCGCCTTTATCGGGACGATACTCGATACGACCTGCTTTCAATTCACCGACCGCTTTTGCTACGTCGTTGGTCACGGTTCCCGCTTTCGGTTTTGGCATAAGGCCTTTTCTACCGAGAATCGGACCGAGCTTACCTACGTCTTTCATCATGTCGGGAGTAGCCACACAAGCGTCGAAATCAGTCCAACCGCCCGCCACCTTTTCGATAAGATCCATATCTCCGACGAAATCGGCTCCGGCATTCTTCGCGTCGTTTTGTTTGTCCCCTTTGCAGAAAACAAGAACGCGAACTTTTTTACCGGTTCCGTGTGGAAGAGAAATCGTTCCACGAATGTTCTGAAGAGATTTATAATTTACTTTCGTAGAAATCTCGAGAGTTCCATCAAACTTCGTATAGGAAGTGGACTTTGCAAGTTCCACTGCCTGATCAATATTGAAGAATTTTGTGCTATCTACTTTCTCTTTGAGAGCTCTGTATTTTTTTCCGCGTTGCATGTTCTTCTTGAACTCCTATTAATCTACGGTAACACCCATAGAACGGCAGGTCCCTGCGATGATGTTCACAGCTGCGTCTATGTCGTTTGCGTTGAGGTCTTCCATTTTTGTTTTGGCGATCTCTTCGAGTTGTTGGCGAGTGATCTTTCCAACCTTATGAGTGTGAGGGGTTGGAGATCCAGTTTCCAAACCGATTGCTTTCTTTACGAGAAGAGCCGCCGGAGGAGACTTGGTGATGAATGTAAAACTACGATCCGAAAATACGGTGATCACAACCGGAAGTTTCAGTCCGATTTGTGCTTTCGATCTTTCATTGAATTGCTTGCAGAATTCCATGATGTTAAGACCGGCTTGACCAAGTGCCGGACCAACGGGAGGTGCTGGGTTTGCTTTTCCCGCTTCTACCTGAAGTTTAATCTGCTTTACTACTTTTTTTGCTGCCATGGATAGAACGCCTGATTCCTTTGTTCTTTCTCTTAATTTTCAGTTTTAACCTGAAGATAATCCAGTTCCACAGGAGTTGATCTCCCGAAGATTTCTACTTTTACACGAAGTCTTCCTTTATCCGGAAAGATTTCGTCCACGAGTCCCGTGAAGTTCGCAAAAGGACCGTCAATAATTTTCAAAGAATCCCCTACTTTGAAGAGGATCTTTGGAGCTACCGGCTCCTCGTTCGTAACATCGCCCGACTCGGAAAAAAGGTTTTTCACCTCTTCCAGAGAAAGAGGCTCAGGGCCTCCGTCCTTGGATCCTACAAAAGTCGAGACGGATGGGAGAGACTGGATTAAAAATCGAGTATCATCATCCATATCCATCTCGATGAGAACGTAACCAGGCATTAACTTACGCTTGGTTACTTTCTTTTTGCCGTTTTTCATTTCGGCAACATCCATGGTCGGTATCTTAACCTGGAAAATTTTCTCTTCCAGCTTCTTCTGCTGAACGAGCTTTTCTATATTCTTCTGAACCTTATTCTCGTGTCCGGAATAAGTCTGAAGGGCGTACCATTTTTTTGTTCCCATGGAGATAACTTAAAGATTCCTTCCGATCTTACCTTAACTACCCAGTTCCCAGAACCAGGTAAGGAGCTTTACAAATGCCGAATCCGCGAAAAACAGGAAAATGGAAAAAAAGAAAACAGTCACTAACACCACTACGGTGGAGTAGACAACTTCTTCGCGGGTAGGCCACTGGACCTTTTCCAATTCCGCTTTACATTCCTGTATAAAAGTAGTTACTTTCACGATTTCCTGCCAGATGTATTGTAGGCCGACGCAGAGAGAGAAGAATCTTTCAGGCCCGGAGAGAATCGAACTCCCACCAAGGACTTTGGAGATCCTAGTTCTACCACTAAACTACAGGCCTGTTTATTTCTTAGCCCTCTGCCAGGCTTGAACTGGCGACCCCTTCCTTACCATGGAAGTGCTCTACCACTGAGCTAAGAGGGCAATATTCCTTCCGGCTCTCTGCTAAAGATGCCTAGGAATTCACAGTATTTTTAAGGCGGGCTAGACGTCAATCAAATCCGGCATAGAATTTGCTAATTACCGTTTTCTGATAACTTTGACTTCAAAAACAAGAGTTTTGAAGTGTGGGAACTCCCAAAAAGATAGAAAAAATCCCGGACCTGGGAGCGAAAGCAGAGAGAGCAAAAAATTACACGGAGTTTGCAACGAAAACTCCCACGACCCGGGAAGGTGTTTCCACCTAAAGACAAGAGTCGGTGAAATAAAATTTCGTACAAGAAAAATCTCGCATTCCGTTTCGAGGATTCTGATTTTTTTAGAAGTATTTTTTTGAAAAAAAGAGGAGTTCCTACATTTCGGATATGGACAAAGTTTCGACGCTTTTTGGGAGTGGGCTTTCTGGAAGATTTGGAAATCGCCAACGGTTGCCTCTTTCGAAAAAGTCGTTAAAAGAAGGAGTTCCTACTTTCATCGGAAAATCAAACAATCAGATCTTATCAAGAGCGAGATTTGGAGTTAAAGGAGACATAACGGTCCTTGAATTCCCATAGCCCGAAAACAAATCCTCTACCCGCTTTTTTCAAAGGAGTTCCTACAAATCCAAAGCACCACCCAAATCCGCGGACTCTCAGATTCCTTCTTGAAACACGACATAATCTTATTATGAGCACATAAGAGAAGAGTTAGAGAAAAAAGCCTAAAAAAAGAAAAGGATTCTCCAAAACGGCATCAGATCGTTTTCAAAATTTTTTTAAGAGAATTTTTACAACACAAGCTCTTCGAAAGAGGAACTCCTTTTCTGAAACTTTCCCGAAAAGAAAAAGTAGGAACTCCTT
This is a stretch of genomic DNA from Leptospira tipperaryensis. It encodes these proteins:
- the rpoB gene encoding DNA-directed RNA polymerase subunit beta; amino-acid sequence: MYGQVERKRVNFGKITNLDYLPNLIQIQKRSFDWFLQTDVKDETKRKHQGLEAVFRETFPIESPNNDMIMEYSHYILGEPKRSPQECKDTDATFALPLKAVIRLIIKETGEIREQTVYMGDLPVMTEQGTFIINGAERVVVSQLHRSPGIFFSYDMERDVFSARVIPYRGSWLEFEMDNKGILIAKIDRKKKFPATLLIKSLGHGTNEEVLRLFYSSRKEKIAGATSKDLKKILGRRTINDIINMETGEVMLEAGSKVNEDNISILKEMKVKEVELIEFPKGKDNPILINALEKDGVNDYEDAILKFHSLMRQGEPSTIENATTELTRLFFSPKTFDLGDVGRYKINSKFEFNNPKEFSGEKARVLRPADIIETVRYILNLFSETENYYPDDIDHLGNRRIRSVGELISNQLKTGFSRVERVIKERMTVQEIETQTPQLLISIKPITAVINEFFGSSQLSQFMDQTNPLAELTHKRRLNALGPGGLSRDRAGMEVRDVHYSHYGRMCPIETPEGPNIGLILSMSSYARVNDYGFLETPYRTVKNSKVTGQIEHLTADKEEYHYIAQASGVLDEKGELKNKLISTRHRGDFPFRNPSEIQYMDLAPLQVVSVSTALIPFLEHDDANRALMGSNMQRQAVPLLREEAPFVGTGMETRAAYDSRICIVNKHDGVVVSVDAENIVVERKGGKESDTYSLTKFKKTNQGTCFNQKPIVGVVHSDYDGKVSKVSKEKIEVTRDNGDVKEYILQMGSRQYAPIVSSGEEVKRGTTLAGQIVTGEKLDEIGNILVKGTVLADGPAVDNGVLALGRNVLAAFMPWEGYNFEDAILISERIVRDDVFSSIHIEEFEIQARETKLGPEQITRDIPNLSDKAFRDLDETGVIRVGAEVKPGDILVGMVTPKGETDLTPEYKLLHSIFGEKAKDVRDSSLRMPNGFEGTVIDIKRFSRENQDELPAGVEEMVKVFVARKRKLLVGDKMAGRHGNKGVVARVMAEEDMPYMEDGTPMDIVLNPLGVPSRMNLGQIFETQLGFAASKLGISFETPVFDGAEEVDVDNFCKEANLPLNSKFKLFDGRTGLPFMNEVFCGYIYILKLAHLVEDKIHARSTGPYSLVTQQPLGGKAQFGGQRLGEMEVWALEAYGASHTLQELLTIKSDDMLGRARIYEAIVKGIHSIKPGIPESFNVLVQELRGLALDIIITDSEGNTVDISDYEDEYSKSKKKIKFETIENA
- the rplL gene encoding 50S ribosomal protein L7/L12 codes for the protein MSTEALLEQIGKLTLVEAADLVKKMEDKFGISAAAPVAVAAAAPVAGAVAEEASTYNVILKGFGDKKIEVIKLVREITGLGLKEAKDLVEAGGKSVKEGVSKAEADDLKKKLEGVGAQIELKAS
- the rplJ gene encoding 50S ribosomal protein L10, encoding MANQEKVEAVALLKGKLEAKNNFILACYSGLTVEEITGLRAQLRKEGSEMKVLKNNLFLRALKESEGHKDKNISFGPEYQGPLAAIFAGENLPAVAKVCKDFAKVNKNLIVRAGYMDGSVLDAEGVEAIAGLPSREQLLAMIAGGINAPARTIASGLNQIIASLARAIQATAEKNNA
- the rplA gene encoding 50S ribosomal protein L1 — encoded protein: MQRGKKYRALKEKVDSTKFFNIDQAVELAKSTSYTKFDGTLEISTKVNYKSLQNIRGTISLPHGTGKKVRVLVFCKGDKQNDAKNAGADFVGDMDLIEKVAGGWTDFDACVATPDMMKDVGKLGPILGRKGLMPKPKAGTVTNDVAKAVGELKAGRIEYRPDKGGVVHLGVGKVSFDNTKLVENIRTVVQTLMRDKPSDAKGDYLKTFSVSPTMGVGVKVDVKELVNTSV
- the rplK gene encoding 50S ribosomal protein L11; translation: MAAKKVVKQIKLQVEAGKANPAPPVGPALGQAGLNIMEFCKQFNERSKAQIGLKLPVVITVFSDRSFTFITKSPPAALLVKKAIGLETGSPTPHTHKVGKITRQQLEEIAKTKMEDLNANDIDAAVNIIAGTCRSMGVTVD